Proteins co-encoded in one Solea senegalensis isolate Sse05_10M linkage group LG8, IFAPA_SoseM_1, whole genome shotgun sequence genomic window:
- the LOC122773603 gene encoding ubiquitin-associated and SH3 domain-containing protein B-like isoform X1 codes for MAAKDDIYSKILPRRLRQNRPGSVKCGSNLDVLLSMGFPRPRALKALVSTGGRSVQAACDWLFSHVDDPFLDDPLPREFVLYLRPSGPLQNQLSHFWQQSRVTCGKNKAHNIFPHITLCQFFMCADHKVEALCEALQASVQQWRGRFPSPLPLELYTSSNFIGLFVEEQVADVLKQFAADFATEAAGKAEVHVEPHKKQLHVTLAYNFPSDHLPSLEKLAKGIEVKLGCDWLAVLFSRDIRFANHETLKVMYPYMPQNEDELELVPGDFVFMSPVDQSGTSEGWVYGTSLATGLSGLLPENYVSLADESDTWVFHGSHSFFSCGPSDKTSKERGMLDGLLDSRRPDSTSPGDTPGLSLICHPMQQVLRISGGHPRQSKRSLFVCRHGERMDVVFGKHWLTLCSDSKGRYVRSNLNMPPSLPLWGGQRDYDMDTPLTVFGSTQARLVGEALLESSTVIDFVYCSPSLRCVQTAQNILKGLQQDAKLKVRVEPGLFEWTKWVSGNSLPAWIPPADLAAANFSVDTTYRPLIPVSKLTVSESYESYMSRSYQVTKDLLSDCKNTGNNVLIVAHASSLEACTRQLQGRGPRSAKDFIQVVRKIPYLGFCSCEEQGDTGVWQLMDPPILPLTHGPNHSFDWRETLDQE; via the exons GCTCAAAGCTCTGGTTTCAACAGGAGGTCGGAGTGTGCAAGCAGCATGTGACTG GCTGTTTTCCCATGTGGACGACCCGTTCCTGGACGACCCCCTGCCCAGGGAGTTTGTCCTCTACCTACGACCCAGTGGACCACTTCAGAACCAGCTCTCCCACTTCTGGCAGCAGAGCCGGGTCACTTGTGGCAAAAACAAAGCCCACAACATTTTTCCCCACATCACTCTCTGCCAGTTCTTCATG TGTGCAGACCACAAAGTAGAAGCCCTGTGTGAAGCCCTCCAGGCCAGTGTACAGCAGTGGCGAGGTCGCTTCCCCAGCCCACTGCCCCTGGAGCTCTACACGTCCTCCAACTTCATTGGCCTTTTTGTGGAAGAACAGGTGGCCGACGTCCTCAAGCAGTTTGCAGCCGACTTTGCCACAGAGGCTGCTGGGAAGGCAG AAGTCCATGTTGAGCCTCATAAGAAGCAGCTCCATGTAACTCTGGCCTACAACTTTCCCAGCGATCACCTCCCATCACTGGAGAAACTGGCCAAGGGCATCGAGGTCAAGCTGGGCTGTGATTGGTTGGCTGTCTTGTTCTCCCGGGACATTCGTTTTGCTAACCATGAG ACCCTGAAGGTGATGTATCCCTACATGCCTCAGAATGAGGATGAGCTGGAGCTGGTTCCTGGGGATTTTGTCTTCATGTCACCAGTGGACCAGAGTGGGACCAGTGAAGGTTGGGTGTACGGAACCTCGCTGGCCACAGGGCTTTCTGGACTGCTGCCTGAGAACTATGTCAGCCTGGCCGATGAGTCCGACACTTGGGTCTTCCACGG CTCCCATTCCTTCTTCAGCTGTGGGCCCAGTGACAAGACCAGTAAGGAGCGAGGGATGTTAGATGGACTGCTGGACAGCCGACGCCCTGATAGCACTAGTCCTGGAGACACACCCGGCCTCAGTCTCATTTGTCATCCAATGCAG CAGGTCCTGCGGATCAGTGGCGGTCACCCACGGCAGTCCAAACGCTCACTTTTCGTCTGCCGGCACGGAGAGAGGATGGATGTGGTTTTTGGCAAACACTGGCTCACCCTCTGCTCAGACAGTAAAG GTAGATATGTTCGCTCCAATCTGAACATGCCCCCCAGTTTGCCACTGTGGGGCGGGCAGAGAGACTATGACATGGACActcctctcactgtgtttggATCCACTCAGGCTCGACTAGTGG gTGAGGCCCTGCTAGAGAGCAGCACAGTGATAGACTTTGTGTATTGTTCCCCATCTCTGCGATGTGTTCAGACTGCACAGAACATCCTGAAAG gtctGCAGCAGGATGCTAAACTGAAGGTTAGAGTGGAACCAGGTCTTTTTGAATGGACCAAGTGGGTTTCTGGGAACTCGCTGCCTGCATGGATACCTCCAGCTGATCTAGCTGCTGCCAATTTCAGTGTGGACACAACATATAG ACCACTGATCCCTGTCAGCAAGCTCACTGTGTCTGAGTCCTATGAGAGCTACATGAGTCGGAGCTACCAAGTGACCAAAGATCTCCTGTCGGACTGCAAAAACACTG GAAACAACGTGCTGATTGTAGCCCACGCTTCTTCCTTAGAGGCCTGCACACGCCAGCTGCAGGGCCGCGGCCCACGGAGCGCCAAGGACTTCATCCAAGTAGTCCGAAAG ATCCCCTACCTGGGCTTCTGCTCCTGTGAGGAGCAGGGGGACACTGGGGTGTGGCAATTAATGGACCCACCCATCCTTCCCCTCACACATGGACCAAACCACAGCTTTGACTGGAGGGAAACACTTGATCAAGAATGA
- the LOC122773603 gene encoding ubiquitin-associated and SH3 domain-containing protein B-like isoform X2 yields MAAKDDIYSKILPRRLRQNRPGSVKCGSNLDVLLSMGFPRPRALKALVSTGGRSVQAACDWLFSHVDDPFLDDPLPREFVLYLRPSGPLQNQLSHFWQQSRVTCGKNKAHNIFPHITLCQFFMCADHKVEALCEALQASVQQWRGRFPSPLPLELYTSSNFIGLFVEEQVADVLKQFAADFATEAAGKAEVHVEPHKKQLHVTLAYNFPSDHLPSLEKLAKGIEVKLGCDWLAVLFSRDIRFANHETLKVMYPYMPQNEDELELVPGDFVFMSPVDQSGTSEGWVYGTSLATGLSGLLPENYVSLADESDTWVFHGSHSFFSCGPSDKTSKERGMLDGLLDSRRPDSTSPGDTPGLSLICHPMQVLRISGGHPRQSKRSLFVCRHGERMDVVFGKHWLTLCSDSKGRYVRSNLNMPPSLPLWGGQRDYDMDTPLTVFGSTQARLVGEALLESSTVIDFVYCSPSLRCVQTAQNILKGLQQDAKLKVRVEPGLFEWTKWVSGNSLPAWIPPADLAAANFSVDTTYRPLIPVSKLTVSESYESYMSRSYQVTKDLLSDCKNTGNNVLIVAHASSLEACTRQLQGRGPRSAKDFIQVVRKIPYLGFCSCEEQGDTGVWQLMDPPILPLTHGPNHSFDWRETLDQE; encoded by the exons GCTCAAAGCTCTGGTTTCAACAGGAGGTCGGAGTGTGCAAGCAGCATGTGACTG GCTGTTTTCCCATGTGGACGACCCGTTCCTGGACGACCCCCTGCCCAGGGAGTTTGTCCTCTACCTACGACCCAGTGGACCACTTCAGAACCAGCTCTCCCACTTCTGGCAGCAGAGCCGGGTCACTTGTGGCAAAAACAAAGCCCACAACATTTTTCCCCACATCACTCTCTGCCAGTTCTTCATG TGTGCAGACCACAAAGTAGAAGCCCTGTGTGAAGCCCTCCAGGCCAGTGTACAGCAGTGGCGAGGTCGCTTCCCCAGCCCACTGCCCCTGGAGCTCTACACGTCCTCCAACTTCATTGGCCTTTTTGTGGAAGAACAGGTGGCCGACGTCCTCAAGCAGTTTGCAGCCGACTTTGCCACAGAGGCTGCTGGGAAGGCAG AAGTCCATGTTGAGCCTCATAAGAAGCAGCTCCATGTAACTCTGGCCTACAACTTTCCCAGCGATCACCTCCCATCACTGGAGAAACTGGCCAAGGGCATCGAGGTCAAGCTGGGCTGTGATTGGTTGGCTGTCTTGTTCTCCCGGGACATTCGTTTTGCTAACCATGAG ACCCTGAAGGTGATGTATCCCTACATGCCTCAGAATGAGGATGAGCTGGAGCTGGTTCCTGGGGATTTTGTCTTCATGTCACCAGTGGACCAGAGTGGGACCAGTGAAGGTTGGGTGTACGGAACCTCGCTGGCCACAGGGCTTTCTGGACTGCTGCCTGAGAACTATGTCAGCCTGGCCGATGAGTCCGACACTTGGGTCTTCCACGG CTCCCATTCCTTCTTCAGCTGTGGGCCCAGTGACAAGACCAGTAAGGAGCGAGGGATGTTAGATGGACTGCTGGACAGCCGACGCCCTGATAGCACTAGTCCTGGAGACACACCCGGCCTCAGTCTCATTTGTCATCCAATGCAG GTCCTGCGGATCAGTGGCGGTCACCCACGGCAGTCCAAACGCTCACTTTTCGTCTGCCGGCACGGAGAGAGGATGGATGTGGTTTTTGGCAAACACTGGCTCACCCTCTGCTCAGACAGTAAAG GTAGATATGTTCGCTCCAATCTGAACATGCCCCCCAGTTTGCCACTGTGGGGCGGGCAGAGAGACTATGACATGGACActcctctcactgtgtttggATCCACTCAGGCTCGACTAGTGG gTGAGGCCCTGCTAGAGAGCAGCACAGTGATAGACTTTGTGTATTGTTCCCCATCTCTGCGATGTGTTCAGACTGCACAGAACATCCTGAAAG gtctGCAGCAGGATGCTAAACTGAAGGTTAGAGTGGAACCAGGTCTTTTTGAATGGACCAAGTGGGTTTCTGGGAACTCGCTGCCTGCATGGATACCTCCAGCTGATCTAGCTGCTGCCAATTTCAGTGTGGACACAACATATAG ACCACTGATCCCTGTCAGCAAGCTCACTGTGTCTGAGTCCTATGAGAGCTACATGAGTCGGAGCTACCAAGTGACCAAAGATCTCCTGTCGGACTGCAAAAACACTG GAAACAACGTGCTGATTGTAGCCCACGCTTCTTCCTTAGAGGCCTGCACACGCCAGCTGCAGGGCCGCGGCCCACGGAGCGCCAAGGACTTCATCCAAGTAGTCCGAAAG ATCCCCTACCTGGGCTTCTGCTCCTGTGAGGAGCAGGGGGACACTGGGGTGTGGCAATTAATGGACCCACCCATCCTTCCCCTCACACATGGACCAAACCACAGCTTTGACTGGAGGGAAACACTTGATCAAGAATGA